One stretch of Bacteroidia bacterium DNA includes these proteins:
- a CDS encoding tetratricopeptide repeat protein: MKKIKLLLLLTTFSASFVYSQSEDYYIDKGLDFEESGSYAIAISYYDSAIMLNDMNAIAYYNRGVCNSALKLYGSALVDYNKALSIDSTLADAYYNRALTYEALNNPVMALADMEIFTKMQPDDTLGYLAYSEMLFKQGEYSRAIAANQRAINAGLTRKAIALKNQGVCYYKLGTNSMAEYLFTQAIIESPTFEEVLLDRARVRVAMELYQDAFDDIYTYMLKHPTDFDALTIRSVCNFNLKKYDDALKDYELLIEVQPNNGDWYFEKGNCLVKLKRDAEAEIAYTTALQTSKNLGWILVMRGVVRYNQQKKEEACSDWQQARLLGEEEGILLYSRYCQESQDNPTETESK; this comes from the coding sequence ATGAAAAAAATTAAGCTACTTCTTTTATTGACAACTTTCTCTGCATCATTTGTTTATTCACAGTCGGAGGATTACTACATTGACAAAGGATTAGACTTTGAAGAATCCGGCAGTTACGCAATTGCCATATCGTATTATGACAGTGCAATTATGTTAAATGACATGAATGCCATAGCATACTATAACAGAGGAGTTTGCAATTCAGCTTTAAAACTATATGGTTCAGCATTAGTAGATTACAACAAGGCATTAAGTATTGACAGTACACTTGCTGATGCTTATTATAACAGAGCTTTAACTTACGAAGCATTAAACAATCCTGTCATGGCACTTGCCGATATGGAGATATTTACAAAGATGCAACCTGATGACACTTTGGGCTATCTTGCATATTCAGAAATGCTTTTTAAGCAAGGCGAGTATTCACGTGCTATTGCTGCTAACCAACGAGCAATCAACGCTGGACTGACTCGTAAGGCGATTGCATTAAAGAATCAGGGAGTTTGTTACTATAAATTAGGAACCAATTCGATGGCTGAATATCTGTTCACTCAAGCCATTATTGAATCTCCTACTTTTGAAGAAGTGTTATTAGATAGGGCAAGAGTAAGGGTGGCAATGGAGTTATATCAAGATGCCTTTGATGACATATATACTTATATGCTTAAACACCCAACCGACTTTGATGCATTAACCATCCGTTCTGTTTGTAATTTTAATTTAAAAAAATATGATGACGCGCTCAAAGATTATGAACTTTTGATTGAGGTTCAACCCAATAATGGCGATTGGTACTTTGAAAAAGGTAATTGTTTAGTAAAATTAAAACGAGATGCAGAAGCAGAAATAGCCTATACAACAGCATTGCAAACATCTAAAAACTTAGGTTGGATTTTGGTAATGCGGGGAGTTGTAAGGTACAATCAACAAAAGAAAGAAGAGGCATGCAGTGATTGGCAGCAAGCGCGATTACTCGGAGAAGAAGAGGGAATATTATTATATTCTCGTTATTGTCAAGAAAGCCAAGATAATCCAACAGAAACAGAATCAAAATAA
- a CDS encoding T9SS type A sorting domain-containing protein — translation MILDDQNLTTSSITSVFAAKLSFEQPNTGIANLANTSKSIKLFPNPANSTVTIENLPVNTVIQITDMQGKLIQKIIPTDACKAVNVTQFVKGLYLIIISSENKHIVEKLLVE, via the coding sequence TTGATATTAGATGATCAGAATTTAACAACCTCTTCAATTACAAGTGTTTTTGCCGCTAAGCTCTCGTTTGAGCAGCCAAACACAGGGATTGCAAATTTAGCAAACACTTCAAAAAGTATAAAGCTTTTTCCAAACCCTGCGAATAGCACTGTAACTATTGAGAATTTACCGGTTAATACAGTAATTCAAATTACCGATATGCAAGGCAAATTAATTCAAAAGATAATACCAACAGACGCATGCAAGGCTGTTAATGTTACTCAATTTGTCAAAGGGTTGTACCTGATTATCATCTCTTCAGAAAATAAACACATTGTAGAGAAACTCTTGGTAGAGTAG
- a CDS encoding T9SS type A sorting domain-containing protein has product MKKILVLLLVILFGVLDNKAGCPLINIPLNERIAQSDFVIEATVLHKESYEDSKNNFIYTAHTLQINKIFKGAITTQTITLITEGGFVGMRGLKVSPNLNTEIGQSGIFFLTINTKWETGIGITTSYLSPIGPLGFIYYDHQQLNAFDELNNWGMISVNLIPAITSITGHNYQSLTPQKNTENIRRATPAISGFLPSTIHAGTQEVLTITGTDFGATQGTGTVYFPNANDGGSTYVQARSGDIISWSDTKIELKVTSSAGTGNIIVKENGGNTSSPSASTLTIPWAHLNVEYANYPPSPVTEPFEIRHQSLNGLGGITWTWDDDFLANSNATASFLRALETWRCKTLINWSVSGNKNNPSNSFDGDNMVFYDNSLPGSVIGVCYSWYSGCFKSGSSGDMNWYVSELDIAFKKTFAWQYGPSDPSMSEYDFESVALHELGHGHQLGHVINSANVMHYAISNGDNHRELQSNDTACGNYIMSKSTTGVCSQTAMTKVAQVDCMVRDPLIFRSKKSGKWNELATWEYAPWTGAFWHDTIILPSFYIDSVIIRNGHTVEITDDRVLTRTNVNSGGILKWTSGNVILDKGINRNLIIENGGTFVQANDSTMKRNPLSNLKMDSEGILITSHSNGLLGLGSVYFVTPYKQTFIYNKSGSQNAGSALPASVKKLEVNNGSILTLQSNIGLSGELSLTSGKIKTGAYTLTLGTSTTDKGSLSYTSGSIEGTFARWFDGTNSGSSSGLFPLESNNNKKFVTVEFSSAPSAGGTLTASYINSSMGASGLPVAVPAVGLCAAYNISNAAPSYWQIDDGNGLSGGTYDIAFEAEGFDGITDLCELGLLKRSGMGSWALAGTPVQTSGTLLKPIVKVTGASGWSNFGFGGGSPNPLPITLTDFNVRADEGNVGVYINWTTVAEINNDYFEVQHSIDGQTWQTLEFVQGKGNSLQANHYYVIDTKPKMGINYYRIKQVDYDGHASLSSFRSIIIKTTKVQPSVSLYPNPAHDIIIISSTFINSFDIELVSIEGSILIKQTMHPLTSNSEDYIDIKHLAKGIYFLRVNSNDRVETFRVIKD; this is encoded by the coding sequence CAATCAGGAATATTCTTTCTTACAATAAATACAAAATGGGAAACAGGTATCGGGATAACTACCAGCTACCTCTCTCCTATTGGTCCCTTAGGTTTTATTTATTATGACCATCAACAACTTAATGCTTTTGATGAACTCAACAATTGGGGCATGATTTCAGTAAATTTAATACCTGCAATTACCTCAATCACAGGACATAATTACCAGTCTTTAACCCCTCAAAAGAATACTGAAAATATCAGAAGAGCAACACCTGCAATCAGCGGCTTTTTACCTTCCACCATACACGCAGGAACACAAGAAGTATTAACAATTACCGGAACAGATTTTGGCGCTACACAAGGTACCGGTACAGTTTATTTTCCAAATGCTAACGATGGCGGCAGTACTTATGTACAAGCGCGTTCTGGCGATATCATTTCTTGGTCTGATACCAAAATTGAACTTAAAGTAACATCAAGTGCCGGCACAGGTAATATTATTGTTAAAGAGAACGGAGGAAACACATCTTCTCCATCAGCTTCAACACTCACGATTCCTTGGGCACATTTGAACGTTGAATATGCAAACTACCCTCCCTCTCCTGTTACAGAACCTTTTGAGATAAGACACCAAAGTCTTAATGGTTTAGGTGGAATTACATGGACATGGGACGATGATTTTCTTGCAAACTCAAATGCAACTGCATCCTTTTTAAGAGCATTAGAAACATGGAGATGTAAAACTCTGATTAATTGGTCTGTATCAGGCAATAAAAACAACCCATCCAATAGTTTTGACGGAGACAATATGGTTTTTTATGATAATTCACTTCCTGGAAGTGTAATTGGGGTATGCTATTCATGGTATTCAGGATGTTTCAAAAGTGGAAGTAGTGGAGATATGAATTGGTATGTTTCTGAATTAGATATCGCATTCAAAAAAACTTTCGCTTGGCAATATGGTCCCTCCGACCCTTCAATGAGTGAATATGATTTTGAATCGGTTGCATTGCATGAACTGGGGCATGGACACCAATTAGGACATGTAATCAATAGTGCAAATGTTATGCATTATGCCATTTCTAATGGAGATAATCATAGGGAATTACAATCTAATGATACCGCATGCGGAAACTATATAATGAGTAAAAGCACTACCGGAGTTTGTTCACAAACTGCAATGACAAAGGTTGCACAAGTGGATTGTATGGTAAGAGACCCGCTCATTTTCAGAAGTAAAAAAAGTGGAAAATGGAATGAGCTTGCAACATGGGAATATGCCCCATGGACAGGCGCATTTTGGCACGACACCATCATTTTACCGTCATTCTATATTGATTCTGTTATTATTAGAAATGGACATACTGTTGAAATTACTGATGATCGCGTACTTACAAGAACCAATGTGAACAGCGGTGGCATATTGAAATGGACGAGTGGAAATGTAATTTTGGATAAAGGAATTAACAGAAATTTAATTATTGAAAATGGAGGCACTTTTGTTCAAGCCAATGACAGCACAATGAAAAGAAATCCTTTGAGTAATCTTAAAATGGATTCAGAGGGGATTTTAATAACAAGCCATTCTAATGGGTTGTTGGGATTAGGTTCGGTTTATTTTGTTACTCCATATAAACAAACATTTATTTACAATAAAAGTGGCTCTCAGAATGCCGGTTCAGCATTACCTGCCAGCGTCAAAAAACTCGAAGTAAACAATGGGTCTATTCTCACACTTCAATCCAATATTGGGCTTTCAGGTGAATTAAGCCTTACTTCGGGTAAAATAAAAACAGGAGCCTATACCTTGACACTCGGTACTTCTACAACAGATAAAGGAAGTCTAAGTTATACCAGCGGTTCAATCGAAGGTACATTTGCTCGTTGGTTTGACGGCACAAATTCAGGAAGCAGTTCAGGTCTTTTTCCTTTGGAATCAAATAATAACAAAAAATTCGTTACGGTTGAATTTTCATCTGCGCCAAGTGCCGGAGGTACGCTCACTGCAAGCTATATAAACTCATCAATGGGAGCTTCAGGTTTACCGGTTGCGGTACCTGCCGTAGGTTTGTGTGCAGCTTATAATATTTCCAATGCCGCCCCCTCCTATTGGCAAATTGATGACGGAAACGGGCTCAGCGGAGGAACTTATGATATTGCATTTGAAGCTGAAGGTTTTGACGGTATTACTGACTTATGCGAATTAGGACTTCTCAAACGCAGTGGTATGGGCAGTTGGGCTTTAGCAGGTACTCCGGTTCAAACAAGCGGAACGTTGCTCAAACCCATTGTAAAAGTAACGGGTGCAAGCGGATGGAGCAACTTTGGCTTTGGCGGAGGCTCGCCTAACCCACTTCCTATCACTTTAACTGATTTTAATGTACGAGCAGATGAAGGAAATGTTGGAGTATATATCAATTGGACTACTGTTGCAGAAATAAACAATGATTATTTTGAAGTACAACACAGCATTGACGGACAAACATGGCAAACACTTGAATTTGTTCAAGGTAAAGGAAATTCACTGCAAGCTAATCATTATTATGTTATTGACACAAAGCCCAAAATGGGAATTAATTATTACAGAATCAAACAAGTGGATTATGATGGGCACGCTTCTTTATCTTCTTTCAGATCTATAATCATCAAAACAACAAAAGTTCAACCTTCTGTCTCTTTATATCCAAATCCTGCTCATGACATCATTATAATATCATCAACATTTATCAACAGTTTTGACATTGAGTTGGTTTCGATAGAAGGTAGCATATTGATTAAGCAAACCATGCATCCATTAACATCAAATTCAGAAGATTATATTGATATTAAACATCTTGCAAAGGGAATTTATTTCTTAAGAGTAAATTCTAATGACAGAGTAGAAACTTTTCGTGTAATCAAAGATTAA
- a CDS encoding SBBP repeat-containing protein, with amino-acid sequence MKQYLIITTILLCAISVFSQAPKTSWASQSTGGNNNVSTGLVVDKDGNTYITGYFSDTVHFGSYELVCKGMSDVFVAKVDKDGNYLWAISAGGSRQDIPNDIAVDDTGNLYIIGSYALIANFGTESLISSNFSNIF; translated from the coding sequence ATGAAGCAGTATCTTATCATAACAACAATTTTACTATGTGCAATATCTGTATTTTCGCAAGCACCTAAAACATCTTGGGCTTCACAGAGCACAGGAGGAAACAATAATGTGAGTACAGGATTGGTAGTTGACAAAGATGGAAATACTTATATCACAGGCTATTTTAGTGATACAGTCCATTTTGGAAGTTACGAATTGGTTTGCAAAGGAATGTCAGATGTATTTGTAGCAAAAGTTGACAAGGATGGCAATTATTTATGGGCGATAAGTGCCGGAGGTAGTAGACAAGACATACCGAATGACATAGCAGTAGATGACACTGGCAATTTATATATTATTGGTTCCTATGCCTTGATTGCCAACTTTGGTACTGAGAGTCTAATCTCTTCTAATTTCTCCAATATTTTTTAG
- a CDS encoding PaaI family thioesterase — protein MLAFEAKNPDYKKLILEKLKGQHFMKHIGMAITDIEPGYVTAEVELKQIHNQQDGITHGGVTATIADIAMGFAAFSLVEKGKGMVTSKLEVSYLNPSIDGKLIAKGKVIKAGNRLYYCEADIINERLNNTSTLVAKSTGIMCTINLQQ, from the coding sequence ATGTTAGCATTTGAAGCAAAGAATCCTGATTATAAAAAATTAATATTAGAAAAGCTCAAAGGACAGCATTTCATGAAACATATTGGAATGGCTATTACCGATATTGAGCCCGGATATGTAACTGCTGAAGTTGAACTTAAACAAATACACAATCAACAAGACGGGATTACGCACGGTGGTGTAACGGCAACTATTGCAGATATTGCAATGGGGTTTGCTGCATTTTCATTAGTAGAAAAAGGGAAGGGTATGGTAACTTCAAAACTTGAAGTATCCTATCTTAATCCTTCAATAGATGGCAAACTTATTGCTAAAGGAAAAGTCATTAAAGCCGGCAACCGACTCTACTATTGTGAAGCAGATATTATTAATGAAAGACTTAATAATACAAGCACTTTGGTAGCAAAGAGTACCGGAATTATGTGTACCATAAATTTACAACAATGA